Proteins from a genomic interval of Zingiber officinale cultivar Zhangliang chromosome 2A, Zo_v1.1, whole genome shotgun sequence:
- the LOC122043654 gene encoding uncharacterized protein LOC122043654 — MGLKSLRAGMIPWCWHLVGAAPSTRTSPTPAPDAAGVRIVASDGRVKVYDRPVTAAEVMEDHPRHLVCRSDAFFIGQKVPSLAAGVWLQPGHSYFLLPSHFFHSVLSFVTLAASLVSPGGAKGIAAVRPFDIRKTASGALQIMLSDEFLGEKECAREQRRGGGVVTTDALEKEYRMLVRCKSRQWTPKLETISESERRSRRGIEQFKRRRKKKEGEPLIS; from the coding sequence ATGGGGTTGAAGTCTCTCCGTGCGGGCATGATCCCCTGGTGTTGGCACTTGGTTGGCGCGGCGCCCTCCACCCGCACAAGCCCCACCCCAGCGCCGGATGCTGCCGGTGTTCGCATCGTCGCCTCCGATGGCCGGGTGAAGGTCTACGACCGCCCGGTCACGGCAGCTGAGGTGATGGAGGACCACCCTCGCCACCTCGTGTGCCGCTCCGACGCCTTCTTCATCGGGCAAAAGGTACCGTCTTTGGCTGCCGGCGTGTGGCTCCAGCCGGGGCATTCCTACTTCCTGCTCCCCTCCCATTTCTTCCACTCCGTTCTCTCCTTCGTCACTCTCGCTGCCTCCCTCGTCAGTCCCGGCGGCGCCAAGGGCATCGCTGCAGTCCGGCCGTTTGACATCCGGAAGACGGCGTCGGGAGCGCTCCAGATCATGCTCTCCGACGAGTTCCTCGGAGAAAAAGAGTGCGCCCGGGAACAGAGGCGAGGTGGAGGAGTCGTGACGACGGATGCGCTGGAGAAGGAGTACAGGATGTTGGTGAGGTGCAAGTCCAGGCAGTGGACGCCAAAGCTGGAGACGATAAGCGAATCAGAGAGGAGGTCGAGGAGAGGAATCGAACAGTTCAAAAGGAggcggaagaagaaggaaggagagcCATTGATTAGCTAG